One genomic window of Polyangium aurulentum includes the following:
- a CDS encoding RNA polymerase sigma factor: MRYRDPPDGGNPVVEVSPGELDRFRPVLRRYLRDRFPLDPEEREDAIQDVVILAWRMSEEGRIRGEHGRSPEDVLRGWLIGAAWRVGMNLWRSVRARDRTLARGVPEAIVLGVPSRMSSPEERADAALFLAAFARGTRAVRVRALMLYVSGASLEEIARELGTSPASASRRIGRYQARLASEHDRPLPKRRRRARKP, translated from the coding sequence GTGCGGTACAGGGACCCGCCGGACGGGGGCAACCCCGTCGTCGAGGTGTCGCCGGGCGAGCTCGATCGCTTCCGCCCGGTCCTGCGTCGCTACCTCCGGGACAGGTTCCCGCTCGACCCGGAGGAGCGCGAGGACGCGATCCAGGACGTCGTGATCCTCGCGTGGCGCATGTCCGAAGAGGGCCGCATCCGCGGCGAGCACGGCAGGAGCCCCGAGGACGTGCTCCGCGGATGGCTCATAGGAGCGGCGTGGCGCGTCGGGATGAACCTATGGCGCTCCGTTCGGGCGCGGGACAGGACCCTCGCGCGGGGCGTCCCCGAGGCCATCGTGCTCGGGGTGCCGTCGCGAATGTCCTCTCCCGAGGAACGGGCGGACGCCGCGCTCTTTCTCGCCGCCTTCGCGAGGGGAACGCGAGCCGTGCGAGTCCGCGCCCTCATGCTGTACGTGAGCGGCGCCTCGTTGGAAGAGATCGCGCGCGAGTTGGGGACCTCCCCCGCTAGCGCGTCCCGCCGCATCGGACGCTATCAGGCTCGCCTGGCAAGCGAGCACGATCGCCCCCTCCCCAAACGGCGCCGCCGCGCGCGGAAGCCGTAG
- a CDS encoding alpha/beta hydrolase family protein: MSQPQIEQTLQTIADSFRVSLRSPIMHWPEEEGLAYENVTFPSQDGVPLEGWYIPAPGSDKIILANHPRWFSRSGLPAHLEPWKSLGAATGNDFEVNFVPDYKILHDAGYNVLAYDLRNFGHSGAANGGIFTVGRFESRDVIGSLSYVRSRRDTRSMTIGLFSRCVGANATMFAMTTHPEVFEGVRCMVAPQPLSCGVALERALARLGIPAEYIDDLEERIRRHTSFRLKDFSPVPWAKNITIPTFLYQVRDDLYTTPDDVQAMYDNIPTAEKKLFWIEGTSRRWDGYAYFQKDPRLMLEWFDTYMK, encoded by the coding sequence ATGTCACAGCCGCAGATCGAGCAGACCCTGCAAACCATCGCCGACAGCTTCCGCGTGTCGCTGCGCTCGCCAATCATGCACTGGCCCGAAGAGGAGGGCCTGGCGTACGAGAACGTCACGTTCCCGTCCCAGGACGGTGTGCCGCTCGAGGGCTGGTACATTCCTGCGCCCGGGTCCGACAAGATCATCCTCGCGAACCACCCGCGTTGGTTCAGCCGTTCCGGGCTTCCCGCGCACCTCGAGCCGTGGAAGTCGCTCGGCGCTGCGACCGGGAATGATTTCGAGGTGAACTTCGTGCCTGATTACAAGATCCTCCACGACGCCGGCTACAACGTGCTCGCCTACGATCTGCGGAACTTCGGTCACAGCGGCGCCGCAAACGGCGGCATTTTCACCGTCGGACGTTTCGAGTCCCGCGACGTCATCGGCTCCCTGAGCTACGTGCGCAGCCGCAGAGACACGCGTTCGATGACCATCGGGCTGTTCAGCCGATGCGTCGGCGCCAACGCCACCATGTTCGCCATGACGACGCACCCGGAGGTCTTCGAGGGTGTCCGTTGCATGGTCGCGCCGCAGCCGTTGTCCTGTGGCGTCGCACTCGAGCGGGCGCTGGCGCGGCTCGGGATTCCGGCCGAATACATCGACGACCTCGAGGAGCGAATCCGACGCCACACGAGCTTCAGGCTGAAGGACTTCTCGCCGGTTCCGTGGGCGAAGAACATCACCATCCCGACGTTCCTCTACCAGGTCCGCGATGACCTCTACACCACGCCCGACGACGTTCAGGCCATGTACGACAACATTCCGACCGCCGAGAAGAAGCTGTTCTGGATCGAAGGAACGTCCCGTCGATGGGACGGATATGCGTACTTCCAAAAGGATCCGCGCCTGATGCTCGAGTGGTTCGACACGTACATGAAGTGA
- a CDS encoding DUF2169 family type VI secretion system accessory protein codes for MDAPRLNNKSEFLVSPLLLIGKDGERLVVIVKATFVRSPGETELEFAERSEQRAIRAADVPWGDPEKSSIKYPSDLCIAKPGTDVVVVAAAHAPEGNAVPFFDAGVRVGPLEKIVRVFGLRVWEAKGNGLSAPRPTTGIELRYDYAWGGLDVSDPLHPVEEPRNPVGLGIARDPATLTHKPAPFIEDPLQPIRSASARPPPAGLGAIGRHWEPRRRYLGTYDTAWRRQRAPLLPLDHDDRSNLCASPGLTAVPPLRGGEDVALLNLLLGGGTTSFRLPRIRVEVTLKVKDRAPEVLVPYVDTVLIDTLASTGVAVEFVWRAAFRPPRRMKDAEIVIVEREAA; via the coding sequence ATGGACGCGCCGCGCTTGAACAACAAGAGCGAGTTTCTGGTCTCGCCGCTCCTCCTCATCGGCAAGGACGGTGAGCGCCTCGTCGTCATCGTGAAGGCGACCTTCGTGCGTTCTCCCGGGGAGACGGAGCTCGAGTTCGCGGAGAGGTCCGAGCAGCGCGCCATCCGCGCTGCGGACGTGCCGTGGGGCGATCCGGAGAAGAGCAGCATCAAATATCCCTCGGATCTGTGCATTGCGAAGCCGGGTACGGACGTCGTGGTGGTGGCGGCGGCGCATGCGCCCGAGGGGAACGCAGTCCCTTTCTTCGACGCTGGTGTGCGCGTGGGACCTCTGGAGAAGATCGTCCGGGTGTTCGGGCTGCGCGTCTGGGAGGCGAAGGGCAATGGGCTCTCGGCGCCGCGTCCGACGACGGGAATCGAGCTCCGCTATGACTATGCGTGGGGCGGGCTCGATGTGAGCGACCCGCTCCACCCGGTGGAGGAGCCGCGCAACCCAGTGGGCCTTGGGATCGCGCGTGATCCAGCGACCTTGACGCACAAGCCTGCTCCGTTCATCGAGGATCCATTGCAGCCCATTCGCTCGGCGAGCGCGCGCCCACCGCCTGCGGGGCTCGGCGCGATCGGGAGGCACTGGGAGCCGCGGCGGCGCTACCTCGGGACGTACGATACGGCCTGGCGCAGACAGCGTGCGCCTCTCCTGCCGCTCGATCACGACGACCGGTCCAATCTCTGTGCCTCCCCTGGGCTCACGGCGGTCCCGCCGCTGCGCGGGGGAGAGGACGTGGCCCTGCTCAATCTCCTGCTGGGAGGGGGAACAACGAGCTTTCGGCTGCCGAGAATCAGAGTCGAGGTGACGCTGAAGGTGAAGGACCGGGCGCCCGAGGTGCTGGTTCCGTACGTCGATACGGTCCTCATTGACACGCTTGCGTCCACAGGGGTCGCCGTGGAGTTCGTTTGGCGGGCAGCCTTCCGCCCGCCAAGGCGCATGAAGGACGCGGAGATCGTCATCGTCGAGAGGGAGGCCGCGTGA
- a CDS encoding IS1 family transposase, with translation MANVLPLQKRVDVVSHLVEGASVRSTSRLTEVSQPAIFSLLVRMGEGCDRLHDRLVRDLAIRDVEVDEIWSYVQKKQARVTAEDPPEFGDAYAFLAMARTCKLMIAYRVGKRVEHTTRAFIGDLRARLVTIPQISTDGFVPYVSAVGETFAGSADHAVIQKNYTKRARREGPADHRYEPPRDPFITKKVGSGAPDLNAAGTSRIERANLTVRMHIRRFTRLCNGFSRKIENHRAAVALHVAWYNFCRVHESLRVTPAMEAGIATHVWSVAELVERALSEPPGEKPVPKPLDLPKAPEGKPEQTARQLPNGKGWLRVVPGGKGAPAAPKAPTPPEPLASPVASAPEPVAAPSGATAMAEAWEQLDLLAWRPREQQLCLLDLT, from the coding sequence GTGGCCAACGTCCTGCCGTTGCAGAAGCGCGTCGACGTCGTCTCGCACCTCGTAGAGGGTGCCAGCGTGCGGTCCACGTCGCGCCTTACGGAGGTGAGCCAACCGGCGATCTTCTCGCTCCTCGTGCGCATGGGAGAGGGCTGCGATCGGCTCCATGACCGGCTCGTTCGTGACCTCGCGATCCGGGACGTCGAGGTGGACGAGATCTGGAGCTACGTGCAGAAGAAGCAGGCGCGCGTGACGGCGGAGGATCCGCCCGAGTTCGGCGATGCTTACGCCTTCCTCGCGATGGCGCGCACGTGCAAGCTCATGATCGCCTATCGCGTGGGGAAGCGCGTCGAGCACACCACGCGAGCCTTCATCGGGGACTTACGGGCTCGGCTCGTGACCATCCCGCAGATCTCGACGGATGGGTTCGTGCCGTACGTCTCCGCCGTGGGCGAGACGTTCGCGGGGTCGGCCGACCATGCGGTCATCCAGAAGAACTACACGAAGCGCGCGCGGCGGGAGGGACCCGCGGATCACCGCTACGAACCGCCGCGGGACCCCTTCATCACGAAGAAGGTCGGCTCGGGGGCGCCGGATCTGAACGCGGCGGGAACGTCGCGGATCGAGCGCGCGAACCTCACCGTGAGGATGCACATCCGGCGCTTCACCCGGCTCTGCAACGGGTTCTCTCGCAAGATCGAGAACCATCGCGCCGCCGTGGCGCTTCACGTCGCGTGGTACAACTTCTGCCGCGTCCACGAGTCCCTGCGCGTTACGCCTGCCATGGAGGCCGGCATCGCCACGCACGTCTGGAGCGTGGCCGAGTTGGTCGAACGCGCGTTGTCCGAGCCGCCCGGGGAGAAGCCGGTGCCGAAGCCGCTCGACTTGCCGAAGGCGCCCGAGGGGAAGCCCGAGCAGACGGCGCGCCAGCTCCCGAACGGCAAGGGCTGGCTTCGGGTTGTGCCGGGCGGGAAGGGCGCGCCTGCGGCCCCGAAGGCGCCGACGCCGCCCGAGCCCCTGGCGAGCCCCGTGGCGTCCGCTCCGGAGCCCGTTGCGGCGCCGTCAGGGGCTACAGCGATGGCGGAGGCGTGGGAGCAACTCGACCTCTTGGCGTGGCGTCCGCGGGAGCAACAGTTGTGCCTGCTCGATCTGACCTAG
- a CDS encoding type VI secretion system Vgr family protein has product MATRTLTTFFQAQPIETSDVVGFRVERRLGIVTEAEVEVRHGEYVDPDELLGRPAYLGFGRESAEHEISGVVMDVEMDGTPEDDDERSVLYRIRITSWMGLLAREVDCRIFQDKDVKEIVAEVLRGAGIDDKHQNWRLASSYPKRTYCVQYNESSLAFVSRLLEEEGIFFHAEAGEDGETIVFADDSTASDPIQGEKEVPYRFGAGLAGVEDAIGVITRRYRTATGKVVLRDYDFEKPKADLTATAAADKDADLEIYDYPGLYKEKNQGERLARVRLEALQCERAVIELESGCPRITAGQWLTLVDAPDDLDGDYFVVGAVHTLRDGVYLVRATTVPKRVKYRSPQRTPAPIIEGPQTAVVVAPDGAPAEEIHTDKHGRCKVKFHWDRYGKNNDTASCWIRVTQPQTSGAIILPRVGWEVIVEFQEGNPDRPLVTGRLFNGKWMPPYALPEGKSRTALRTSSSPGGKGTNEIRLEDKAGSEEISIRSQKNTTVATANNKTRSTAVNESKSVKVDSKLTVGADQKVQVTNGYLNTVKGAQTASVGTNRTVEVNAVYGLTVKDNSATSVGGNQMEMDGDPINALLSLAVKAATDAAKAEAERALQQLDQAVASKVNHMMGPVNALQSKVESLGGAMEAVSRGNLGATASAFGAAASLPSPSAFGASLREAMAPVAPAMSGHASSALGLDTLVNGAIDAGAAGLGQALGLDGGGGGGASGANMAGPDGAVAGNAGSDSATGPGHAINVCSATHDETVGSVKATIAAAGIHTTVKGARTQDVGAARIELVAGTRAETCLANKTEKALGLAVISGAPESETVGGSRTAMVGGAIVDQIGGSHTVVATGKGMFIGAFHKVDAAVAIVFKCGASEVVIDGGGITIQSPLVTITAPKVKEKGNVSQL; this is encoded by the coding sequence ATGGCCACGCGGACGTTGACCACGTTTTTCCAGGCCCAGCCCATCGAGACGTCCGATGTCGTGGGCTTCCGCGTCGAGCGCCGGCTCGGGATCGTGACCGAGGCGGAGGTCGAGGTACGCCATGGGGAGTACGTCGACCCGGACGAGCTGCTCGGCCGCCCCGCGTATCTCGGGTTTGGCAGGGAATCAGCAGAGCACGAGATCTCCGGCGTGGTGATGGACGTGGAGATGGACGGCACGCCGGAGGACGATGATGAGCGGAGCGTGCTCTACCGGATCCGCATCACGTCCTGGATGGGGCTCCTCGCGCGCGAGGTCGACTGCCGCATCTTCCAGGACAAGGACGTGAAGGAGATCGTCGCCGAGGTGCTGCGGGGGGCAGGGATCGACGACAAGCACCAGAATTGGCGTCTCGCGAGCAGCTATCCGAAGCGCACCTACTGCGTGCAGTACAACGAGAGCTCGCTCGCGTTCGTCTCGCGGCTGCTCGAGGAGGAAGGCATTTTCTTCCACGCCGAGGCGGGCGAGGACGGCGAGACCATCGTCTTCGCGGACGACAGCACGGCAAGTGACCCGATCCAGGGCGAGAAAGAGGTGCCCTACCGGTTCGGCGCCGGGCTCGCGGGGGTCGAGGATGCGATTGGCGTGATCACGCGCCGCTATCGAACTGCCACGGGCAAGGTGGTCCTGCGCGACTACGATTTCGAGAAGCCGAAGGCGGATCTGACCGCGACCGCGGCGGCGGACAAGGACGCGGATCTCGAGATCTACGACTATCCGGGGCTCTACAAGGAAAAGAACCAGGGCGAACGCCTCGCTCGGGTGCGGCTCGAGGCGCTGCAGTGCGAGCGCGCGGTGATCGAGCTCGAGTCGGGTTGCCCGCGGATCACGGCCGGGCAGTGGCTCACGCTCGTCGATGCGCCCGATGACCTCGATGGCGACTATTTTGTTGTGGGCGCGGTGCACACGCTGCGTGACGGGGTCTACCTGGTCCGCGCGACGACGGTCCCGAAGCGCGTCAAATACCGCAGCCCGCAGCGCACCCCGGCGCCGATCATCGAGGGCCCGCAGACGGCCGTGGTCGTGGCGCCCGATGGAGCGCCAGCCGAGGAGATCCACACCGACAAACACGGCCGTTGCAAGGTGAAGTTCCACTGGGACCGGTACGGGAAGAACAACGACACGGCCTCGTGCTGGATCCGCGTCACGCAACCGCAGACGAGCGGGGCGATCATCCTGCCGCGCGTTGGCTGGGAGGTCATCGTCGAGTTCCAGGAGGGAAATCCCGATCGCCCACTCGTGACGGGTCGCCTGTTCAATGGGAAGTGGATGCCGCCCTATGCGCTTCCTGAGGGGAAATCGCGGACCGCGCTCCGAACGAGCTCGTCGCCGGGTGGCAAGGGGACCAACGAGATTCGTCTCGAGGACAAGGCCGGGAGCGAGGAGATCAGCATCCGGTCGCAGAAGAACACGACGGTCGCGACGGCGAACAACAAGACCCGTTCCACGGCAGTCAACGAGTCGAAGAGCGTCAAGGTCGATTCCAAGCTCACGGTTGGCGCGGACCAGAAGGTCCAGGTGACCAATGGTTACCTGAATACGGTCAAAGGCGCGCAGACCGCGAGCGTGGGCACCAATCGTACCGTGGAGGTGAACGCCGTCTACGGGCTCACCGTGAAGGACAACAGCGCGACGTCGGTGGGCGGCAATCAGATGGAGATGGACGGCGATCCCATCAATGCCCTGCTCTCGCTCGCCGTGAAGGCGGCGACGGATGCGGCCAAGGCAGAGGCGGAGCGCGCCTTGCAACAGCTCGATCAGGCCGTCGCTTCCAAGGTGAACCATATGATGGGGCCGGTGAATGCGCTCCAGAGCAAGGTCGAGAGCCTGGGCGGCGCGATGGAAGCCGTGAGCCGCGGGAACCTCGGTGCCACGGCGAGCGCCTTTGGAGCGGCGGCGAGTTTGCCCTCCCCTTCGGCCTTCGGCGCTTCGCTTCGCGAAGCCATGGCCCCCGTCGCCCCTGCCATGTCGGGGCACGCGTCCAGCGCGCTCGGGCTCGACACGCTGGTCAATGGGGCGATCGACGCAGGCGCCGCGGGCCTCGGCCAGGCACTGGGCCTCGATGGAGGGGGTGGAGGGGGCGCGTCCGGTGCGAACATGGCGGGGCCAGACGGCGCCGTGGCGGGCAACGCGGGCTCGGATAGCGCGACCGGGCCGGGGCATGCGATCAACGTCTGCTCGGCGACGCACGACGAGACGGTCGGGAGCGTCAAGGCGACCATTGCCGCGGCTGGGATTCATACGACGGTCAAAGGCGCGCGCACGCAGGACGTCGGCGCCGCGCGTATCGAGCTCGTGGCCGGCACGCGGGCCGAGACGTGCCTCGCGAACAAGACGGAGAAGGCGCTCGGCCTCGCCGTCATCAGTGGCGCGCCCGAATCGGAGACGGTCGGCGGGAGTCGGACCGCCATGGTGGGAGGCGCGATCGTGGACCAGATCGGCGGATCGCACACGGTCGTGGCGACCGGCAAGGGCATGTTCATCGGGGCGTTCCACAAGGTGGATGCGGCGGTGGCCATCGTGTTCAAGTGCGGCGCGAGCGAGGTGGTGATTGACGGCGGGGGCATCACCATCCAGTCGCCGCTGGTCACGATCACTGCGCCGAAGGTCAAGGAAAAGGGCAACGTGTCGCAGCTATGA
- a CDS encoding PAAR-like domain-containing protein, whose product MSVTACMMDCVTSKSGHQMVPLAVSVCTTPAAPSPIPVPYPVTAQSMAGIKGAPVRTKIEGGKILTVGACLKSCIGNQPGTLKEVVSINTGGPCFIVMGAPVVFVELGMQGITGSPGFMNKGGG is encoded by the coding sequence ATGAGTGTCACGGCATGCATGATGGATTGCGTCACGTCGAAATCGGGGCACCAGATGGTGCCGCTCGCGGTGAGCGTGTGCACGACGCCAGCCGCGCCGAGCCCGATCCCGGTGCCGTATCCGGTGACGGCGCAGTCCATGGCCGGAATCAAAGGCGCGCCCGTGCGAACGAAGATCGAGGGCGGAAAGATCCTGACGGTCGGGGCGTGCTTGAAATCGTGCATTGGCAATCAGCCCGGGACTCTGAAGGAGGTGGTCAGCATCAACACGGGCGGGCCATGCTTCATCGTGATGGGAGCGCCGGTCGTGTTCGTGGAACTCGGGATGCAGGGAATCACGGGCAGCCCGGGTTTCATGAACAAGGGGGGAGGCTGA
- a CDS encoding RHS repeat-associated core domain-containing protein, which yields MTAGDPVDVVTGRVFTEPVVDLSLPGWMPFILERSYSSTARHRDIGLGRGWTHSFGWEIEIHRRTLSLWTPAGTASERAIPELEASVPVDGGVLVRRGWGYQLIGRDGRSLAFQQVDGNPRRLRLTRIGDRNGNAIELRYRGGALDTIIDSVGRIIRVRRHGDGHIAAFEVLNATSQGRWVAFRSYAYDSAGHLIAAFDGEHRPVRFTYDDGLLTSYTYPSGLCVIYRYDAGDRCVETWAERPGPDPSLDASAPRYLADKVTLARGVRHCKIEYGVDGYREVVTSRSTRRCFGNSLGKVDKMTWNRGVHSYRYDELGNLAAYTDPLQSTWLWERDELGRVVREIDPLGAVTCYAYDEAGERVEIVDARMNSIRYTRDARGNLLSVDDALGNVVAFSFGPRGELVVATQPNGGVTRFVYDDQGNRVEVVEPSGAVARWRYNAFGRPVVNVDARGAETRYAYNDRLELVAIHLPDGTTRSFGYDPDGHLTSVTEADGRRTELSWAGFGAVHEVRKADGRRIGYRYDREGDLVRVINERGEEHRISRDVEGRILEERTFDGRVVSYQLDAAGRIVRITNGAREVTTLAYDVCGRVVERAYADASADRFEYDELGRLVSADNGAVRCTFEYDARGRRAKDTLAFGGEVYTVESTYDACGIRTGVSTSLGYAQQVDVDVMGLPTRVLLDCTTPISFRTDAGGLEVERALPGGARIETRSDVLGRLERRALLKPTAGPMLGAGQPEWLGALPRTAVSDQIFQYTMGGELAAVYDALERRRVIHAHDALGQLTALVPEHARGEVFRYDEAGNVHEAGAEARAYGPGGRLLRKGDVEYVYDDDARLVEKRRVTPGGSEVVCRYTWNGRGLLAAIEKPGGECIEYAYDAFARRVQKRAFEGRAVRSETRFVWDEDLIAQEVRTVASRQGDPVVEERRYSFRPGTPYPLAHRDVRIEGGERTAGEWVHYVNDLVERPRLLVTGAGDVLAELEFSAWGCLAPHEGRAETPLRSPGQYADDESGLAYNRFRYYDPETGLFISPDPAGLEGGLHAFAYADNRPTEMFDPEGMCPVFTTIASEQPAQGGGTRRKSVEVGSRRAGSSDDIHPIVQQSLAPPGQGPGPGSPAGGRQPTTCGEPRALTAHIRNWERNIGRELDPNNPADHDEIKRCLGSITMIRSEERGPNNSVRRAPCENCSQLLARLHQTWGAPNPNVIRKGVSETETESNGRLRGVGPHRNFTPPHPDYRPGDGSQVHQGYGA from the coding sequence GTGACCGCGGGCGACCCCGTCGACGTCGTGACCGGGCGCGTCTTCACCGAGCCCGTTGTCGACCTCTCGCTGCCGGGCTGGATGCCGTTCATACTCGAGCGGTCGTACTCCAGCACCGCGCGCCACCGCGACATCGGCCTTGGTCGCGGCTGGACGCACTCGTTTGGCTGGGAGATCGAAATCCACCGCCGCACGCTCTCGCTCTGGACGCCGGCCGGCACCGCATCGGAGCGCGCGATCCCCGAGCTCGAGGCGAGCGTGCCGGTCGATGGAGGCGTGCTCGTACGCCGAGGGTGGGGCTACCAACTCATCGGGCGTGACGGCAGGAGTCTCGCATTCCAGCAGGTCGACGGCAATCCGCGCCGGCTCCGCCTGACCCGCATCGGCGATCGCAACGGCAACGCCATCGAGCTCAGGTACCGCGGCGGCGCGCTCGACACGATCATCGACAGCGTAGGGCGGATCATCCGCGTCCGGCGTCACGGCGACGGGCACATCGCTGCCTTCGAGGTGCTGAACGCCACGAGCCAGGGCCGGTGGGTCGCGTTCCGCAGCTACGCGTACGACAGCGCCGGGCACCTCATCGCCGCCTTCGACGGCGAGCACCGGCCGGTGCGCTTCACGTACGATGACGGCCTTTTAACCTCGTATACCTACCCCTCGGGGCTCTGCGTGATCTATCGCTACGACGCAGGGGACCGCTGCGTCGAGACGTGGGCCGAGCGCCCCGGCCCAGACCCGAGCCTCGACGCGAGCGCACCCAGGTACCTCGCCGATAAGGTGACGCTGGCCCGCGGCGTGCGACACTGCAAGATCGAATACGGAGTCGACGGTTACCGCGAGGTCGTCACCTCCCGCAGCACGCGCCGGTGCTTCGGCAACAGCCTCGGTAAGGTCGACAAGATGACCTGGAACCGCGGTGTGCACTCGTACCGCTACGACGAGCTCGGCAACCTTGCCGCGTACACCGACCCGCTCCAATCGACCTGGCTCTGGGAGCGCGACGAACTCGGCCGCGTCGTGCGCGAGATCGATCCGCTCGGCGCCGTCACTTGCTACGCCTACGACGAGGCGGGCGAGCGCGTCGAGATCGTGGACGCGCGGATGAACAGCATCCGCTACACGCGCGACGCGCGTGGGAACCTGCTCTCCGTCGACGACGCGCTCGGCAACGTGGTCGCCTTCTCGTTCGGGCCACGCGGCGAGCTCGTTGTCGCGACGCAGCCGAACGGCGGCGTGACCCGCTTCGTGTACGACGATCAGGGCAACCGCGTGGAGGTCGTCGAGCCGAGCGGCGCCGTCGCGCGATGGCGCTACAACGCCTTCGGCCGCCCGGTGGTCAACGTCGACGCGCGCGGCGCCGAGACGCGCTACGCCTACAACGACCGGCTCGAGCTCGTCGCCATCCACCTGCCCGACGGCACCACACGGTCGTTCGGCTATGACCCCGACGGGCACCTCACCAGCGTGACCGAGGCCGACGGGCGGCGGACCGAGCTGTCGTGGGCCGGCTTCGGCGCGGTCCACGAGGTGCGCAAGGCTGACGGTCGGCGCATTGGCTACCGCTACGACCGCGAGGGCGATCTGGTGCGCGTGATCAACGAGCGCGGCGAAGAGCACCGGATCAGCCGCGACGTCGAAGGGCGCATTCTGGAGGAGCGCACCTTCGACGGACGGGTGGTCTCGTATCAGCTCGACGCGGCGGGCCGGATCGTGCGCATCACGAATGGCGCGCGAGAGGTGACGACCCTCGCCTACGACGTGTGCGGCCGCGTGGTCGAGCGGGCCTATGCCGACGCCAGCGCCGACCGGTTCGAGTACGACGAGCTCGGACGCCTCGTCTCGGCAGACAACGGCGCGGTCCGCTGCACCTTCGAGTACGACGCGCGCGGCCGCCGCGCCAAGGATACGCTGGCCTTCGGTGGCGAGGTATACACCGTCGAGAGCACCTACGACGCGTGCGGCATCCGCACTGGGGTCAGCACCTCGCTCGGCTACGCGCAGCAGGTCGATGTCGACGTGATGGGGCTGCCTACGCGGGTGCTCCTCGACTGCACGACGCCCATTTCGTTCCGCACCGATGCGGGCGGACTCGAGGTGGAGCGCGCGCTGCCCGGCGGCGCGCGAATCGAGACCCGATCCGACGTGCTCGGGCGCCTCGAGCGCCGCGCGCTCCTGAAACCGACGGCAGGCCCGATGCTGGGCGCCGGCCAGCCCGAATGGCTCGGGGCGCTGCCACGGACGGCCGTCTCCGATCAGATCTTCCAGTACACAATGGGCGGTGAGCTCGCGGCGGTCTACGACGCCCTCGAGAGGCGCCGCGTGATCCACGCGCACGACGCGCTCGGGCAGCTCACGGCGCTCGTGCCGGAGCACGCGCGCGGCGAGGTGTTCCGGTACGACGAGGCCGGTAACGTACACGAGGCTGGCGCCGAGGCGCGCGCCTATGGTCCGGGCGGCCGCCTGCTCCGCAAGGGCGACGTCGAGTACGTATACGACGACGACGCTCGCCTCGTGGAGAAGAGGCGCGTCACGCCGGGCGGCAGCGAGGTCGTCTGCCGCTACACCTGGAATGGGCGCGGGCTGCTGGCCGCGATCGAGAAACCAGGCGGCGAGTGCATCGAGTACGCGTACGACGCATTCGCGCGCCGCGTGCAGAAGCGCGCATTCGAGGGCCGCGCAGTGCGCAGCGAGACCCGCTTCGTGTGGGACGAAGACCTCATCGCCCAGGAGGTGCGCACCGTCGCGAGCAGACAGGGCGACCCGGTCGTCGAGGAGCGGCGCTACAGCTTCCGCCCTGGAACCCCGTACCCGCTCGCGCACCGCGATGTGCGGATCGAGGGCGGGGAACGAACCGCGGGCGAGTGGGTGCATTACGTCAACGACCTCGTCGAGCGCCCGCGGCTGCTCGTGACCGGCGCGGGCGACGTGCTGGCCGAACTCGAGTTCTCGGCGTGGGGCTGCCTCGCGCCCCACGAGGGCCGCGCCGAGACGCCGCTGCGATCGCCGGGGCAGTACGCCGATGACGAGTCCGGGCTCGCGTACAACCGGTTCCGCTACTACGACCCCGAGACTGGGCTGTTCATCAGCCCCGACCCGGCCGGCCTCGAGGGTGGCCTCCACGCCTTCGCGTACGCGGACAACCGCCCGACCGAGATGTTCGACCCGGAGGGGATGTGCCCGGTCTTCACGACCATCGCCTCCGAGCAGCCAGCGCAGGGCGGCGGCACACGCCGCAAGAGTGTGGAGGTCGGCAGCCGCCGGGCAGGGTCGTCCGACGACATCCATCCGATCGTGCAGCAATCGCTCGCGCCGCCGGGCCAGGGCCCTGGCCCGGGTTCGCCTGCAGGCGGGCGACAACCGACCACGTGCGGCGAGCCCCGCGCGCTCACGGCCCACATCCGTAACTGGGAGAGGAACATCGGCCGCGAGCTCGACCCCAACAACCCGGCGGATCACGACGAAATCAAGCGTTGCCTCGGGTCGATCACCATGATCCGATCCGAGGAGCGAGGACCCAACAACAGTGTGCGCCGCGCTCCGTGCGAGAACTGCAGCCAGCTCCTCGCGCGCTTGCACCAGACCTGGGGGGCGCCCAACCCGAACGTCATCCGCAAGGGCGTCTCCGAGACGGAGACCGAATCCAACGGCCGGCTCCGGGGAGTCGGTCCGCACCGGAATTTCACCCCACCACATCCGGACTACCGCCCTGGCGACGGCTCGCAGGTGCACCAGGGCTACGGTGCCTGA
- a CDS encoding transcriptional regulator: protein MLRVVHPAPRGQGTRPPAGHKSPRLYPTRDERRRIRAVERNIARAYGGRDVLASVMGVSPDTLNNIRRGTSYGIAVLLARAGGIPIEQVLSGRPHVAGACALCGRKAVS from the coding sequence ATGCTTCGTGTAGTTCACCCCGCGCCGCGGGGCCAAGGAACCCGTCCGCCCGCCGGGCACAAGAGCCCGCGCCTCTACCCCACCCGTGACGAACGAAGGCGCATCCGCGCCGTCGAGCGCAACATCGCCCGCGCGTACGGCGGGCGCGACGTACTCGCCTCCGTGATGGGCGTCTCGCCCGACACCCTCAACAACATCCGCCGCGGCACGTCCTACGGCATCGCCGTCCTGCTCGCACGCGCGGGCGGCATCCCCATCGAGCAGGTGCTCTCCGGTCGCCCGCACGTCGCGGGCGCCTGCGCGCTCTGTGGCAGGAAGGCGGTGTCGTGA